In one window of Vibrio sp. DW001 DNA:
- the trxB gene encoding thioredoxin-disulfide reductase, with amino-acid sequence MSEVKHSKLLILGSGPAGYTAAVYAARANLKPVLITGIQQGGQLTETTEVENWPGDAEGLTGPSLMERMKEHAEKFDTEILFDHIHTVDLENRPFRLTGDSAVYSCDSLIISTGSTAKYLGLESEEAFKGRGVSACATCDGFFYKNQKVAVIGGGNTAVEEALYLANIAAEVHLIHRREGFRAEKILMKRLQDKVDNGNIVLHTNRTLDEVLGDDMGVTGVRLQDTLSDTKEELQVMGLFVAIGHHPNTGIFEGQLDMNNGYVVVNSGLNGNATQTSIEGVFAAGDVMDQNYRQAITSAGTGCMAALDAERYLDALADSNK; translated from the coding sequence ATGAGCGAAGTTAAGCATAGCAAACTACTAATATTGGGCAGTGGTCCAGCAGGTTACACCGCGGCAGTATATGCTGCGAGAGCAAACCTAAAACCTGTTCTTATTACTGGTATACAGCAAGGTGGTCAACTTACCGAAACGACGGAAGTGGAAAACTGGCCTGGAGATGCTGAAGGCTTAACGGGTCCATCCCTGATGGAACGCATGAAAGAACATGCCGAAAAGTTTGATACCGAAATACTATTTGACCATATCCATACCGTGGATTTAGAGAACCGGCCATTCCGTTTAACTGGAGACAGTGCGGTCTACAGTTGCGACTCCTTGATTATTTCAACAGGCTCTACCGCAAAATATCTTGGACTGGAGTCTGAAGAAGCTTTCAAAGGCCGCGGTGTATCCGCATGTGCAACCTGCGATGGCTTTTTTTATAAGAATCAAAAAGTAGCGGTTATTGGAGGAGGTAACACAGCGGTTGAAGAAGCCCTATATTTAGCAAATATTGCGGCTGAGGTTCATCTAATACATCGCCGCGAAGGGTTCCGAGCTGAAAAAATATTGATGAAGCGCCTCCAAGATAAGGTGGACAATGGCAATATCGTCCTGCACACCAACCGTACTTTAGATGAAGTACTTGGTGATGATATGGGGGTTACCGGGGTTCGTTTACAAGATACCTTGTCCGATACAAAAGAGGAACTTCAGGTAATGGGGCTTTTTGTCGCAATAGGTCATCATCCAAATACAGGCATTTTTGAGGGACAGCTCGATATGAACAATGGCTATGTGGTCGTGAATTCAGGATTGAATGGCAATGCGACGCAAACCAGTATTGAAGGCGTATTTGCTGCTGGTGATGTTATGGACCAAAACTATCGCCAAGCTATCACATCGGCTGGCACCGGATGCATGGCGGCACTCGATGCCGAGCGATACTTAGACGCACTAGCCGATAGCAATAAGTAG
- a CDS encoding DASS family sodium-coupled anion symporter produces the protein MKNLTSDKINSYINKNTVIILADICLFIFMLNSLSFETSVVHGLSILMFIAILWLTEALHVSITALLVPVLAVVFNIFDTSKALSYFSSSIIFIFLGGFALAAALHKQKIDKAIADQVLIAAKGKMSVAVLMLFTVSAGLSMWISNTATIAMMLPLVLGVMSNVDEKKYKSTYVFVLLGIAYCASIGGIATLVGSPPNAIAAAELGLNFTQWVALGLPVSLTLLPIAVLALYLLTKPNLSQSFEIHHTTLEWTPKRKLTLVIFALTVSFWIFSRPINAFLGGYSKFDTLVAIGAILLLGGTRVVEWKDIEKTVDWGVLLLFGGGICLSNVLKETGTSVFLANELSDVLSQMGLFITLLSIITFVVFLTEFASNTASAALLIPIFASIAEVLGVSPIILSLIIAMSASCAFMLPVATPPNAIVFASGHIEQKDMMRVGFVLNIVCITVLTIIAHFFW, from the coding sequence ATGAAGAATCTTACGTCTGATAAAATAAACAGTTATATAAACAAAAATACCGTTATTATTCTGGCCGACATTTGTCTGTTTATCTTTATGCTCAACTCTCTATCATTTGAAACAAGCGTTGTGCATGGATTAAGTATTCTTATGTTTATCGCCATTCTTTGGTTAACCGAAGCACTACACGTCAGTATCACCGCCCTTCTCGTACCCGTATTAGCCGTAGTATTCAATATATTCGACACATCAAAAGCCCTAAGTTATTTCTCTAGCTCTATTATTTTTATTTTTCTAGGCGGTTTTGCCTTAGCGGCCGCTCTGCATAAGCAAAAAATTGATAAAGCAATTGCGGATCAAGTATTGATTGCGGCAAAAGGCAAAATGTCCGTCGCCGTATTGATGTTGTTTACCGTTAGCGCAGGGCTCTCAATGTGGATATCAAACACGGCAACCATTGCCATGATGCTTCCGCTTGTTTTAGGTGTAATGAGCAATGTCGATGAGAAAAAATACAAGAGCACCTATGTCTTTGTTTTATTGGGCATCGCTTACTGCGCATCTATAGGCGGTATTGCAACACTTGTGGGCTCTCCTCCCAACGCAATTGCTGCCGCAGAACTCGGTTTAAACTTTACCCAATGGGTCGCTTTAGGGTTACCCGTGTCTTTGACTTTGCTCCCGATTGCCGTACTCGCTTTATACCTACTCACCAAACCAAATCTTTCCCAATCATTTGAGATACACCACACCACATTGGAATGGACGCCAAAGAGAAAACTCACTTTAGTTATCTTCGCATTAACCGTAAGCTTCTGGATATTCAGTCGGCCTATTAACGCCTTTTTAGGGGGATACAGTAAATTCGATACCCTCGTCGCTATTGGCGCCATCTTACTATTAGGAGGCACGCGTGTGGTCGAATGGAAAGATATTGAAAAAACGGTTGATTGGGGAGTATTGCTTCTCTTTGGTGGAGGAATTTGCCTAAGTAATGTACTCAAAGAGACAGGCACGAGCGTATTTCTTGCTAATGAACTCAGCGATGTACTTAGTCAAATGGGATTATTCATTACCCTCCTTTCCATTATAACTTTCGTGGTATTTCTAACCGAATTCGCCAGTAATACCGCAAGTGCAGCACTTCTCATTCCAATATTCGCTAGTATTGCCGAAGTTCTTGGCGTCTCTCCCATTATCCTGTCACTCATTATTGCTATGTCTGCATCCTGTGCCTTCATGCTCCCTGTCGCGACACCACCAAACGCCATAGTATTTGCCTCTGGTCACATAGAACAAAAGGATATGATGCGCGTCGGTTTCGTATTGAATATCGTTTGTATCACCGTTTTAACCATAATTGCACACTTTTTCTGGTGA
- a CDS encoding ElyC/SanA/YdcF family protein, whose amino-acid sequence MVSKPSFLRGRASARVIILGVTALCIAFVLALVFVDRVFSWSTKNDIYTEPSHLPNYDVALVLGTSKYLGKVLNDYYANRINAAITLFKNDKVDAFLLSGDNAHRSYNEPWTMKRDLLKAGVPEEAIYLDYAGFRTLDSIVRAKKIFEADEFIIVTQKFHCERALFIAEYYDIEAVCLAVPGPKQHSGLTIRFREVFARVKALLDLYIFETQPKFLGPKEPIKHSVTSTKVDKTLTIKAGT is encoded by the coding sequence ATGGTGAGTAAACCAAGTTTTTTACGTGGCAGAGCATCCGCAAGGGTCATTATATTGGGCGTAACAGCGCTCTGTATTGCTTTTGTCCTGGCTTTGGTATTTGTTGATCGTGTCTTTAGTTGGTCAACAAAAAACGACATCTATACTGAACCCTCTCACTTACCGAATTATGATGTCGCATTGGTCTTAGGCACAAGTAAGTACTTGGGAAAAGTACTTAACGACTACTATGCAAATCGAATTAACGCCGCCATTACTTTATTCAAAAATGATAAGGTCGACGCCTTTCTACTTAGTGGCGATAATGCCCATCGTTCATACAACGAACCATGGACAATGAAAAGAGATCTACTGAAAGCAGGCGTACCCGAAGAAGCTATCTACCTCGATTATGCAGGGTTTAGAACGTTGGATTCTATCGTTCGCGCAAAAAAAATCTTCGAAGCCGATGAGTTTATTATTGTCACTCAAAAGTTCCACTGCGAACGAGCACTATTCATAGCGGAATATTACGATATTGAGGCAGTGTGCCTTGCCGTTCCAGGCCCAAAACAGCACTCTGGCTTAACGATACGTTTTAGAGAAGTTTTTGCCCGAGTAAAAGCGCTACTAGACCTTTATATATTTGAAACTCAACCGAAGTTTTTGGGCCCCAAAGAACCTATCAAGCATAGTGTCACGAGCACCAAGGTCGATAAAACACTGACGATCAAAGCAGGAACTTAA
- a CDS encoding DUF3392 domain-containing protein — translation MFDILAPVGRHIVPYISEISIAFIACMLVILGGDINRLLRKVMVRQHFIVRTFAFVLLNAFGYGLLIVKASPYLSLWLKTLNTGLLLVSIVSCFIVIGIWAQRQRHV, via the coding sequence ATGTTTGACATTCTTGCTCCAGTTGGAAGGCACATTGTCCCTTATATCTCTGAGATTTCTATCGCCTTTATTGCATGTATGCTGGTTATTTTAGGCGGAGACATTAATCGCCTGCTAAGAAAAGTGATGGTCCGACAGCATTTTATTGTGCGAACTTTCGCATTTGTACTGCTGAATGCATTTGGTTATGGCTTGTTAATAGTTAAGGCTTCACCTTACCTATCTTTGTGGCTAAAGACTTTAAATACTGGGCTATTATTAGTATCCATCGTTTCTTGCTTTATTGTCATTGGTATCTGGGCACAAAGGCAGCGCCATGTATGA